From Triticum urartu cultivar G1812 chromosome 2, Tu2.1, whole genome shotgun sequence, a single genomic window includes:
- the LOC125536287 gene encoding pentatricopeptide repeat-containing protein PNM1, mitochondrial-like — protein MWRRHLLRRLLPSPATAGTPSPLVRHLSTTPTPSSTTDTTSIASSLAAAVTKLSSTPPPATSPDAYFSLHFSDVRPTNALLAETLSLSPPATSRAAADLFRFLVRRSLHPSDGALALVVRHLARRRDFPAVRTLLQEFPSALGPDTVDAYLFHLARAGRATDALKVFDELPGELRTRGALTSLVSSLSSEGFPQLAERAVKKIAHEIFPDDNICTLLVSGYADAGKLDHALRLIGETRNGGFQPGLDAYNAVLDCVCRLCRKKDPLRMPVEAEKFLVDMEANGIPRDAGTFRVLIKNLCKIRRTEDAMNLFRQMGEWGCSPDADTYLVLIKSLYQAARTSEGDELMIWMRSAGFGDKLDRKAYYGFMKVLCGIERVEHAVKVFRLMKGYGHAPGTKSYSLLIEKLASHNLGDRSNALFREAVARGVTVTPGVYKIDKRYVKEKKEKKVKKKLTLPEKKILKSKRLYKLKMSFVKKPKRRMRA, from the coding sequence ATGTGGcgccgccacctcctccgccgcctcctcccatCTCCGGCCACGGCCGGCACCCCTTCCCCGTTGGTTCGCCACCTCTCCACGACACCCACCCCCTCCTCCACCACCGATACCACCTCCATcgcctcctccctcgccgccgcggTCACCAAGCTCTCATCCACCCCGCCCCCCGCCACCTCCCCGGACGCCTACTTCTCCCTCCACTTCTCCGACGTCCGCCCTACCAACGCGCTCCTCGCCGAGAcgctctccctctcccctcccgCCACCTCGCGCGCCGCCGCTGACCTCTTCCGCTTCCTCGTCCGCCGCTCGCTCCACCCCTCCGACGGTGCTCTCGCCCTCGTCGTCCGCCATCTCGCCCGCCGCCGCGACTTTCCCGCCGTCCGCACGCTCCTTCAGGAGTTCCCCTCCGCGCTAGGGCCAGACACAGTCGACGCCTACCTCTTTCATCTGGCGAGAGCTGGGCGCGCCACGGACGCGCTCAAGGTGTTCGACGAATTGCCTGGGGAGCTTCGCACCCGTGGGGCGCTCACTTCGCTGGTCTCCTCCCTCTCGTCCGAGGGCTTCCCACAGCTTGCAGAGCGTGCTGTCAAGAAGATCGCCCATGAGATCTTCCCGGATGACAATATTTGCACTTTGCTGGTATCTGGTTATGCTGATGCTGGTAAGCTTGACCATGCGCTAAGGCTCATCGGTGAGACACGAAATGGTGGGTTCCAGCCAGGTTTGGATGCCTACAATGCTGTTCTTGATTGTGTCTGCCGTCTCTGCCGCAAGAAAGACCCGTTAAGGATGCCTGTAGAGGCAGAGAAGTTCTTAGTTGACATGGAGGCCAATGGCATTCCCCGGGATGCGGGAACGTTCCGGGTACtgataaaaaatctctgtaagaTTCGCAGGACTGAGGATGCAATGAATCTGTTCCGACAAATGGGCGAGTGGGGATGCTCGCCAGATGCTGACACATATCTTGTGCTTATCAAGAGCTTGTACCAGGCTGCCAGGACCTCTGAAGGGGACGAATTGATGATTTGGATGAGGTCTGCAGGTTTTGGAGATAAACTTGATAGGAAGGCGTATTATGGGTTCATGAAGGTTTTATGTGGGATTGAGAGGGTTGAGCATGCTGTCAAGGTGTTCCGTCTGATGAAAGGATACGGGCATGCACCTGGAACGAAATCATATAGCTTGCTGATTGAGAAGCTGGCTAGTCATAATTTAGGGGATCGTTCAAATGCGCTGTTCAGGGAGGCAGTAGCGCGTGGGGTTACCGTGACACCAGGAGTCTATAAGATTGACAAGAGGTATGTGaaagagaagaaggagaagaaggtgAAGAAAAAGCTGACTTTACCGGAGAAGAAGATATTAAAGAGCAAGCGGCTGTACAAGCTCAAAATGAGCTTTGTCAAGAAGCCTAAACGGCGAATGAGGGCTTGA